One segment of Hemibagrus wyckioides isolate EC202008001 linkage group LG05, SWU_Hwy_1.0, whole genome shotgun sequence DNA contains the following:
- the LOC131353394 gene encoding 14-3-3 protein beta/alpha-A-like codes for MDKSDLVQKAKLAEQAERYDDMATAMKAVTEGGDELSNEERNLLSVAYKNVVGARRSSWRVISSIEQKTESNEKKQQMVREYREKIELELQEICNDVLGLLEKYLIPNASQAESKVFYLKMKGDYYRYLSEVASGENKSATVDNSQKAYQDAFEISKKDMQPTHPIRLGLALNFSVFYYEILNSPEKACNLAKTAFDEAIAELDTLNEDSYKDSTLIMQLLRDNLTLWTSENQGDEADAGEGEN; via the exons ATGGATAAGAGCGACTTGGTGCAGAAAGCCAAGCTGGCCGAACAGGCGGAGCGCTATGATGACATGGCCACCGCCATGAAGGCAGTGACTGAGGGCGGCGACGAGCTGTCCAACGAAGAGCGCAACTTGCTGTCTGTGGCCTACAAGAACGTGGTCGGCGCACGCCGCTCCTCCTGGCGTGTCATCTCCAGCATCGAGCAGAAGACCGAATCCAACGAGAAGAAGCAGCAGATGGTGCGCGAGTACCGTGAGAAGATTGAGCTTGAGCTGCAGGAAATCTGCAATGATGTTCTG GGTCTCCTGGAAAAGTATCTCATTCCCAATGCCTCTCAGGCTGAGAGCAAGGTGTTCTACCTGAAGATGAAAGGCGATTACTATAGATACCTGTCTGAGGTTGCATCTGGGGAGAATAAGAGCG CTACAGTTGATAACTCTCAGAAGGCCTACCAGGATGCGTTTGAGATCAGCAAGAAAGACATGCAGCCCACACACCCCATCCGGCTTGGTCTGGCTCTTAACTTCTCCGTCTTCTATTATGAGATCCTGAACTCACCCGAGAAGGCCTGCAACCTTGCCAAGACG GCTTTTGATGAAGCCATTGCTGAGCTCGACACCTTAAATGAGGATTCCTACAAAGACAGCACCTTGATCATGCAGTTACTAAGGGACAATCTAACC CTGTGGACGTCAGAAAATCAGGGTGATGAGGCAGATGCTGGCGAGGGAGAGAACTAG
- the eif2s2 gene encoding eukaryotic translation initiation factor 2 subunit 2: protein MSEDEILFDPTTTKKKKKKKKPFMLDEEGDGVSEETQQAEPREAEPEAGEEREVEPEEEEGKKKEITDDLDDLNFFNQKKKKKKPKKVFDNDIEEGMKELKIEGEQPEVMEDDDLDLMLPAKKKKPKKVEFVEEGDAVDKDDALEDDESKNADGITFSSQTGPAWAGSERDYTYDELLSRVFNIMREKNPDMVAGEKRKFVMKPPQVVRVGTKKTSFVNFTDICKLLHRQPKHLLAFLLAELGTSGSIDGNNQLVIKGRFQQKQIENVLRRYIKEYVTCHTCRSPETILQKDTRLYFLQCETCHSRCSVASIKTGFQAVTGKRAQLRAKAN, encoded by the exons ATGTCAGAAGACGAG ATCTTATTCGATCCCACCACgaccaagaagaagaagaagaagaagaagccctTTATGCTAGATGAAGAAGGCGATGGAGTCAGCGAGGAGACGCAGCAGGCTGAGCCTCGTGAAGCCGAGCCTGAGGCAGGAGAGGAGCGTGAGGTGGAgccagaagaagaggaagggaAGAAAAAAG AGATCACAGATGACTTGGACGATTTAAATTTCTTCaatcagaagaaaaagaaaaagaagccgAAGAAAGTGTTTGACAACGATATTGAAGAAGGCATGAAG GAGCTGAAGATTGAAGGTGAGCAGCCTGAAGTGATGGAAGATGATGACTTGGACCTGATGCTGCcagcaaagaagaagaagcccaAGAAGGTGGAATTTGTTGAGGAAGGTGATGCAGTTGACAAAGATGATG CTCTGGAGGACGATGAGAGTAAAAATGCTGACGGCATCACGTTCAGCTCTCAGACTGGCCCAGCTTGGGCAGGCTCAGAGAGAGACTACACATATGacgag CTGCTAAGTCGCGTCTTTAACATCATGAGGGAGAAGAATCCCGACATGGtggctggagagaagaggaagttTGTAATGAAACCCCCTCAAGTGGTGCGAGTGGGAACAAAGAAAACATCCTTCGTCAACTTCACCGACATCTGCAAACT CTTGCATCGACAGCCGAAACATCTTTTGGCTTTCTTACTGGCCGAGTTGGGAACGAG CGGTTCCATAGATGGAAATAACCAGCTAGTCATCAAAGGGCGATTCCAGCAAAAACAAATAGAGAACGTCTTGAGAAGATACATCA AGGAATACGTGACCTGTCATACGTGCCGCTCTCCAGAGACCATCCTGCAGAAGGACACTCGCCTGTacttcctgcagtgtgagaCGTGTCACTCGCGCTGCTCTGTGGCCAGCATTAAAACAGGCTTCCAGGCCGTCACGGGCAAGAGAGCGCAACTCCGCGCCAAAGCCAACTAA
- the LOC131353387 gene encoding cytochrome c1, heme protein, mitochondrial-like has product MRMRTARAIQQVDVGAEMAALRVCVWRSTGRALLHSKHPAQFSRANISFASLSNGKKAAISTLGVLTAGGAGLALILHQSVKASDLELHAPSYPWSHSGMLSALDHASVRRGYQVYKQVCSACHSMEYLAFRNLVDVSHTEDEAKALAEEIEVVDGPDESGEMFTRPGKLSDYFPKPYASPEAARAANNGALPPDLSYIVNARHGGEDYVFSLLTGYCDPPAGVSLREGLYYNPYFPGQAIGMAPPIYNEILEYDDGTPATMSQVAKDVCTFLRWAAEPEHDQRKKMGLKLLMGSAIIVPLVYYLKRHRWSVLKSRKIAYRPPK; this is encoded by the exons ATGCGCATGCGCACTGCCAGGGCAATTCAGCAGGTCGATGTAGGAGCAGAAATGGCGGCGctccgggtgtgtgtgtggcggtcTACCGGCAGAGCTTTACTCCACTCTAAACATCCAGCTCAGTTTTCTCGA GCAAATATATCCTTTGCCAGTTTGTCAAATGGGAAGAAAGCAGCGATCTCTACTCTGGGTGTGTTGACTGCAGGAGGAGCCGGACTTGCACTGATTTTACATCAGTCTGTGAAAGCCTCTGACCTCGAGCTACATGCGCCATCTTATCCATGGAGCCATAGTGGCATGCTCTCTGCTTTAGACCATGCCAG TGTCCGACGTGGCTATCAGGTGTACAAGCAGGTGTGTTCAGCCTGCCACAGTATGGAGTACCTGGCCTTCCGAAACCTGGTCGATGTGTCGCACACAGAGGATGAGGCCAAGGCCCTCGCTGAGGAG ATCGAGGTAGTAGACGGTCCAGATGAATCAGGAGAGATGTTCACTCGTCCTGGGAAACTGTCTGATTACTTCCCAAAGCCGTACGCCAGCCCGGAAGCTGCCCGTGCCGCTAACAATGGAGCTCTTCCTCCTGACCTCAGCTACATTGTTAATGCCAG GCATGGTGGTGAGGATTACGTTTTCTCGCTGTTGACTGGTTACTGTGATCCCCCTGCTGGTGTGTCTTTGAGAGAGGGACTCTACTACAACCCCTACTTTCCTGGCCAGGCCATCGGCATGGCTCCCCCCATCTATAATGAAATCTTGGAGTATGATGATG GCACACCAGCCACAATGAGCCAGGTGGCTAAAGATGTGTGCACTTTCCTGCGCTGGGCAGCTGAACCAGAACACGACCAGCGGAAAAAAATGGGCCTCAAG TTGCTTATGGGCTCAGCGATCATCGTGCCACTGGTGTATTATCTAAAGAGGCACCGGTGGTCTGTACTCAAGAGCAGGAAGATTGCCTACAGGCCACCAAAATAA
- the LOC131353395 gene encoding charged multivesicular body protein 4b-like yields the protein MSLFTKIFGSGGKGEKAPSPQDAIQKLRETEEMLSKKQEFLEKKIEAELLTAKKNGTKNKRAALQALKRKKRYEKQLAQIDGTLSTIEYQREALENANTNTEVLKNMGFAAKAMKNAHQNMDIDKVDELMQDITEQQELAQEISDAISKPVAFGDEFDEDELLAELEELEQEELDNTLLEIGGQQNVSLPSVPSTSLPSQPAKSRKEEDDDDMEELKAWAM from the exons ATGTCTTTGTTTACGAAGATTTTCGGGAGCGGGGGGAAAGGGGAGAAAGCCCCGAGTCCTCAAGATGCCATCCAGAAATTGCGCGAGACGGAGGAGATGTTGTCGAAGAAGCAGGAATTTTTGGAAAAGAAGATCGAGGCGGAACTGCTCACAGCGAAAAAGAACGGGACGAAAAACAAACGAG CTGCCCTCCAGGCCCTGAAAAGGAAGAAGCGTTATGAAAAGCAGCTGGCTCAGATCGATGGCACTCTGTCCACCATTGAGTATCAACGAGAAGCTTTGGAAAATGCCAACACTAACACAGAAGTGCTCAAGAACATGGGCTTCGCCGCCAAGGCCATGAAGAATGCGCACCAGAACAT GGATATTGACAAAGTGGATGAGCTCATGCAGGACATCACAGAACAGCAGGAGCTGGCACAGGAGATCTCCGATGCTATTTCAAAACCAGTCGCCTTTGGAGATGAGTTTGACGAG GATGAATTGCTTGCTGAACTGGAGGAGTTGGAACAGGAGGAACTGGACAATACATTGCTGGAAATTGGTGGCCAACAGAACGTCTCACTTCCCAGCGTGCCTTCAACCTCATTACCTTCCCAACCAG CCAAGAGCAGAAAGGAAGAGGATGACGATGACATGGAGGAACTGAAGGCTTGGGCAATGTGA